A window from Mesorhizobium sp. WSM2240 encodes these proteins:
- a CDS encoding helix-turn-helix transcriptional regulator, which translates to MILPHPSIDQISLANVLSVLGDQTRLAIVGYLARNEGAPMNCSQFLDFGSKTNLSYHLAKLREAGVTRTEISGTSRLISLRRAELDQRFPGLLDSIMAAADAAPRSSESMDLV; encoded by the coding sequence ATGATCTTGCCCCACCCCTCCATCGACCAGATCAGCCTCGCCAATGTGCTGTCCGTGTTGGGAGACCAGACGCGGCTGGCCATCGTCGGCTATCTCGCCCGCAACGAAGGCGCACCGATGAATTGCAGCCAGTTCCTCGATTTCGGCTCGAAGACCAATCTCAGCTACCATCTCGCCAAGCTGCGCGAGGCCGGCGTGACCCGCACGGAGATTTCGGGCACCAGCCGGCTGATTTCGCTGCGCCGCGCCGAACTCGATCAGCGCTTTCCCGGCCTGCTCGATTCGATCATGGCTGCGGCTGACGCGGCGCCGCGTTCGAGCGAGAGCATGGATTTGGTCTGA
- a CDS encoding dihydrofolate reductase family protein encodes MRKIVAGAFVSLDGVMQAPGGPDEDPTGGFKYGGWVAPHFDEKMGEVVGEMFSRPFDLLLGRKTYDIFAAHWPYVEKDDPIGPLFDSITKFVATRNPDFKPGWQNSRTLGPDPVAALKKLKQEDGPDLLTQGSTDFLKTLLAHGLVDEFNVSVFPVILGKGKRLFGETAQPTGLKLLSVQSSPSGAVAMKYVPDGEVRTGSFEFDTPTEAELERRRNLS; translated from the coding sequence ATGAGGAAAATAGTTGCCGGAGCCTTCGTCAGTCTCGACGGCGTCATGCAGGCTCCGGGCGGCCCGGATGAAGATCCGACCGGCGGCTTCAAATATGGCGGCTGGGTCGCGCCGCATTTCGACGAGAAGATGGGCGAAGTCGTCGGCGAGATGTTCTCGAGGCCCTTCGACCTTCTGCTCGGCCGCAAGACCTACGACATTTTCGCAGCCCACTGGCCCTATGTCGAAAAGGACGACCCGATCGGGCCGCTGTTCGACAGCATCACCAAATTCGTCGCGACACGCAACCCGGATTTCAAGCCGGGCTGGCAGAACAGCCGGACGCTCGGGCCCGATCCGGTCGCCGCGCTGAAGAAGCTGAAGCAGGAGGACGGCCCCGATCTTTTAACCCAGGGCTCCACCGATTTCCTGAAGACCTTGCTCGCGCACGGCCTTGTCGACGAATTCAACGTCTCGGTATTTCCGGTCATCCTCGGCAAGGGGAAGCGGCTTTTCGGCGAAACGGCTCAGCCCACGGGCCTGAAACTCCTCTCCGTCCAGTCGTCACCGTCCGGTGCCGTCGCCATGAAATATGTGCCCGACGGCGAGGTCCGCACCGGCTCCTTCGAATTCGACACTCCGACGGAGGCCGAGCTGGAGCGGCGCAGGAATTTGAGCTGA
- a CDS encoding ATP-binding cassette domain-containing protein, whose translation MRETPLPTPIVEMRGIDKAFGAVRALSGVDLVLYPGEILGLVGDNSAGKSTLMKILTGAYQRDAGEIFVAGQPVHFKSPHESRDVGIEMIYQDFALCGNMDVGQNIFLGRWPRKGLFINRRKMYAEADDVLKRLKVDVNSVHQKVESLSGGRQQSVAIARAISFEPRVVILDEPTANLSVMATERLLETMLELKKHGVAQIIISHRLVDIFAVGDRVMVLKRGENVGDRYVRMTNEHEVLEIIVSGTRENALTADEATAI comes from the coding sequence ATGCGTGAGACCCCCCTCCCGACCCCAATCGTCGAGATGCGCGGGATCGACAAAGCGTTCGGCGCGGTGCGCGCCCTCAGCGGCGTCGACCTTGTCCTCTATCCGGGCGAGATTCTTGGCCTCGTCGGCGACAACTCGGCCGGGAAGTCGACGCTCATGAAGATCCTGACGGGCGCCTACCAGCGCGATGCCGGCGAAATCTTCGTTGCCGGGCAACCGGTGCACTTCAAGAGCCCGCACGAGAGTCGCGACGTCGGCATCGAAATGATCTACCAGGATTTCGCCCTTTGCGGGAATATGGATGTCGGCCAGAATATCTTTCTTGGCCGGTGGCCGCGCAAAGGCCTTTTCATCAATCGGCGGAAAATGTACGCGGAAGCCGACGACGTGCTGAAGCGGCTAAAGGTCGACGTGAACTCCGTCCATCAGAAGGTCGAGAGCCTGTCGGGCGGCCGCCAGCAATCCGTGGCGATAGCTCGCGCGATCTCGTTCGAGCCGCGCGTGGTTATCCTCGACGAACCTACCGCCAATCTCTCGGTGATGGCGACCGAACGGCTGCTCGAGACGATGCTCGAACTCAAGAAGCACGGCGTCGCGCAGATCATCATCTCGCACCGGCTGGTCGACATCTTTGCCGTGGGCGACCGCGTCATGGTGCTGAAGCGCGGCGAGAATGTCGGCGACCGCTACGTCAGGATGACGAACGAGCACGAGGTCTTGGAGATCATCGTCTCCGGCACGAGAGAGAACGCGCTCACGGCAGATGAGGCAACGGCGATTTGA